In a single window of the Rhizoctonia solani chromosome 16, complete sequence genome:
- a CDS encoding Fungal Zn(2)-Cys(6) binuclear cluster domain — MQEVKTTRKRLPKRGAHARALAAAAAAESRELDIDDDEMSHTVLQRGSACLSCRKRKLKCDAVRPACRKCTTAGRADECHYDDGKQKTRTQLLQEKVKELEEKLKSLESGSNGSDEGDSMLSPDQPPALAPAIVSLSNGTISPNGQASEQLSGGYGRGLFEDPPVNERTHYDALLNRDTGTLQVFNQQEHSGNLLDVANGQAPPWLGEFSNFETSSGSKTVDTDFAGIPLAGTSDGGLERQLTAYLNGSSLSSGTNVGFSSMPSTSGQPAAPSQFIDITASYGVVPDPALSFTLDAFPDIDGVPARWLDQDHLPTHIRNYLIDLFMPHRHRCGFEVHIGRFLASLDLPINKRPHPCLMNAIYLLGCHYAPGGSLSHLEPLFLSRARTALAESLEHADRLKDFLFASALLACYFYFKGRLLEGQHHNSAAVRFAMSCGLHQISSPVWRGSEYATTATGSAPWQVTSMSLRRAGSMLDPPRDPIELYELINIFWLTFITDRAGSLGTGLPHAIKDDEITTVFPRPLQEFEEGTVTNDTNATITNMYEDGNHAQDASKDSLHCLRVKSLALLERSSRLSTVPEEAGELHWEERDKKFWGEFWATDRALERIAQTLPHIHSGMGINDTSSLIFVHTFVQGSTIQLHLPFVETDSGSYDRSVKAADAAMNVVHMIDNIDAKNFHMLMGLSWICVSDILKREIHRKRGIADDEGARRTERELEALFAAMKRLRQVYPVLVFFLIVNKRSRSAHKDTNPPKLRMLAYSLLAGALYSRHHKDYLVSPPSLYNIMSDLHSRTPNVGPAKQRRTRRAQPYPSSSSSALYHEVREPGASNLDTPTIEPSSALSSPAANSSRTSSDAASSPNDGLCGPAPPNPTTILQRGSACLTCRRRKLKCDAIKPACTSCVRSGRSQTCTYDDGLPKSRVQILTSKVRDLEAKIRSMEATRQSLLVDTSSLQVPPMLMPGNPPPLDTGSMSSLRVSSPNHNSDIWKPLDSGQNELINLAASLAVTDSTSLESQRGQIVDTSRRMTPWWELDEIPTGIQEHLISTFLARRWEVRDGVQISGMDIDSVLPPFLGSPALSLTFHDCGRLFLKSRHINLTSKEHHGHLTECTADGSQRCFLNAIYLVACSFTGDKSFEDLQPIFVSRVRKELEAALVGGDRLIDFIPRFAIACGLHRIDSERWCPQPEHGSIDATRDPVQSRGEDMVPGINGELHMLPRPRDNIERNEYIHAFWGVYMQDIGGLPRTTTAALVTGLPSSVADSEITTPWPVHLDQVIPLNHQPGQTIASFYCGLAGTANMSQDRHSQTIRIKSMCLLGRAVRLSIAFESVRYPELGLWAKHDACDKAITEASRSFPAGLEHIGPEGSLILASRATLLAAQIRLHACLAATRPESREKCLAAAAESMALILRLRYVMIPTGVLLLLGLDWTVVKSFYVAEQSRLLKEGNYLAAEAIGKNVEEIGSELESVPAKYPGLEL; from the exons ATGCAGGAGGTCAAAACTACAAGAAAAAGGCTGCCCAAGCGTGGGGCGCATGCACGGGCATTGGCAGCCGCGGCCGCAGCTGAGAGTAGAGAGCTTGACATTGACGACGACGAAATGTCACATACTGTTCTTCAACGCGGTTCTGCCTGTTTGTCATGTCGAAAGCGCAAACTT AAATGCGATGCCGTCCGCCCTGCATGTCGCAAATGTACCACAGCTGGCCGAGCGGACGAGTGCCACTACGATGACGGCAAGCAGAAGACTCGAACCCAACTACTGCAAGAGAAAGTAAAGGAACTCGAAGAAAAACTAAAATCGTTAGAGTCGGGATCCAATGGGTCCGATGAGGGAGACTCGATGCTTTCTCCCGACCAACCTCCCGCCCTTGCCCCAGCTATCGTATCCCTTTCCAATGGCACCATTTCACCGAATGGGCAAGCCTCAGAACAGCTTAGCGGAGGCTACGGGCGAGGATTGTTCGAAGATCCCCCTGTAAATGAGCGAACGCATTACGACGCTCTGCTCAATCGTGATACTGGCACTCTTCAGGTCTTCAATCAACAAGAACATTCAGGTAACCTCCTTGACGTTGCAAATGGACAGGCGCCTCCTTGGTTGGGTGAATTCTCTAATTTTGAGACATCTTCTGGCTCGAAAACCGTGGACACTGATTTCGCTGGTATTCCTCTGGCTGGCACGAGCGATGGGGGCCTTGAAAGACAACTAACTGCGTACTTGAATGGATCTTCACTGTCCAGTGGTACTAACGTTGGATTTTCTTCAATGCCTTCCACCTCAGGACAGCCTGCAGCTCCAAGCCAATTTATTGACATTACCGCCAGTTATGGCGTCGTTCCGGACCCAGCTCTTAGTTTTACTCTGGATGCCTTCCCAGACATTGACGGTGTACCTGCACGATGGCTGGATCAAGATCACCTACCTACCCACATACGCAATTATCT AATTGATTTATTTATGCCGCATCGCCACCGCTGCGGGTTTGAAGTGCATATAGGCCGTTTCTTGGCATCTCTTGATCTACCTATCAATAAAAGGCCTCATCC ATGCCTAATGAACGCCATATATCTACTAGGATGCCACTACGCTCCCGGCGGCTCGTTATCCCATCTGGAACCCCTGTTTTTGTCCAGGGCTCGAACAGCACTGGCTGAATCACTCGAGCATGCTGATCGATTAAAAGACTTTTTATTCGCTTCAGCGCTTTTAGCTTGTTACTTTTATTTCAAGGGTAGGCTTTTAGAAGGCCAGCATCATAACAGTGCAG CTGTTCGGTTTG CTATGAGCTGTGGGCTACATCAAATAAGTTCCCCGGTATGGAGAGGGAGCGAGTATGCGACAACGGCGACCGGAAGTGCCCCATGGCAGGTGACGTCTATGAGCCTAAGAAGAGCTGGATCAATGTTGGATCCGCCTCGTGATCCAATTGAATTATATGAATTG ATTAACATTTTTTGGTTGACTTTCATCACTGA TCGAGCTGGAAGTCTTGGAACAGGATTACCACACGCAATCAAGGACGATGAGATTACCACAGTTTTTCCACGTCCTCTACAGGAGTTTGAAGAA GGGACCGTTACAAATGATACAAATGCCACGATTACCAACATGTACGAAGATGGAAATCATGCACAGGATGCAAGTAAAGATTCCCTGCATTGCCTCCGGGTAAAAAGTCTTGCCCTTCTTGAACGGTCTTCGAGATTATCAACTGTACCCGAAGAGG CCGGCGAGCTACATTGGGAAGAGCGGGACAAGAAGTTTTGGGGAGAGTTTTGGGCGACCGATCGGGCACTTGAGCGAATTGCTCAGACCCTCCCTCATATCCATTCAGGGATGGGCATTAACGACACTTCATCATTAATCTTCGTACATACTTTTGTCCAAGGCTCAACTATCCAGCTTCATTTGCCTTTTGTGGAAACAGACTCGGGATCTTATGACCGG TCGGTCAAAGCTGCTGATGCGGCTATGAATGTGGTCCACAtgattgacaacatcgacgCAAAGAACTTCCACATGCTCATGGGT TTAAGTTGGATCTGCGTTTCTGACATTCTGAAGCGTGAAATTCATCGCAAACGGGGAATTGCCGATGATGAAGGCGCTCGACGCACTGAGCGAGAGCTTGAGGCCCTCTTTGCAGCGATGAAGCGACTTCGTCAGGTTTACCCAGTGTTAG TATTCTTCCTTATCGTCAACAAGCGATCCCGAAG TGCCCACAAAGACACGAATCCTCCCAAGCTTCGTATGCTTGCTTACTCGTTATTGGCTGGTGCCCTCTACTCGCGCCACCATAAGGATTACTTGGTGTCTCCTCCCTCTCTCTACAATATTATGAGCGATCTACACTCGAGAACACCAAACGTTGGACCTGCCAAGCAACGGCGCACCCGCCGAGCCCAGCCATATCCATCAAGCTCTTCTTCCGCTTTGTATCACGAAGTACGTGAACCCGGCGCGTCCAATCTGGATACACCGACTATCGAACCAAGCTCGGCACTAAGTTCACCCGCGGCCAATTCCTCTCGAACTTCTAGTGATGCTGCTTCGAGCCCCAACGATGGGTTATGTGGACCTGCTCCTCCGAATCCAACCACTATTCTTCAGAGAGGCTCCGCGTGCTTAACTTGTAGGCGCCGCAAACTA AAATGTGATGCTA TCAAGCCCGCGTGCACATCG TGTGTAAGGTCGGGGAGGTCCCAAACATGCACTTATGACGATGGTCTGCCGAAATCGCGAGTACAAATACTTACTAGCAAGGTCCGGGATTTAGAAGCAAAAATCAGGAGTATGGAGGCCACTCGACAGTCACTCTTGGTAGATACGTCATCGTTGCAGGTTCCGCCAATGCTCATGCCTGGGAATCCCCCTCCA CTGGATACTGGCAGCATGAGCTCACTACGTGTTTCTTCACCAAACCATAACTCTGATATTTGGAAAC CACTTGATTCGGGGCAAAATGAACTCATAAACCTGGCCGCCTCACTTGCTGTCACGGACTCAACCTCTTTAGAATCTCAGAGAGGTCAAATAGTAGACACGTCGAGACGAATGACACCATGGTGGGAACTTGATGAGATACCGACTGGTATACAAGAGCACTT GATTAGCACATTTCTTGCTCGTAGGTGGGAGGTGAGAGATGGTGTCCAGATATCAGGCATGGATATTGACTCCGTTTTGCCCCCTTTCCTTGGCAGCCCGGCATTGAGCTTGACGTTCCACGACTGTGGTCGTCTCTTTCTCAAATCGAGGCACATCAACCTCACAAGTAAGGAACACCACGGGCATCTGACCGAATGTACTGCTGACGGCAGCCAAAGATGCTTCCTGAATGCAATATACCTCGTGGCATGCTCTTTTACAGGGGATAAATCTTTCGAGGACCTCCAACCAATATTTGTCTCTCGAGTTCGTAAAGAGCTGGAGGCTGCACTAGTTGGGGGGGATCGACTAATCGACTTTATAC CCAGATTCGCTATAGCATGTGGACTGCATCGAATAGATTCCGAGCGATGGTGCCCTCAACCAGAACATGGCTCCATTGACGCTACTAGAGATCCGGTTCAGTCGCGGGGTGAAGATATGGTACCAGGGATTAACGGAGAACTACACATGCTCCCACGACCCCGCGACAATATAGAAAGAAACGAATATATCCATGCGTTTTGGGGG GTTTACATGCAAGACATAGGGG GGCTTCCGCGTACTACCACAGCAGCGTTGGTCACCGGTCTACCTAGCTCAGTGGCAGATTCCGAGATCACTACACCCTGGCCAGTTCACCTAGACCAAGTTATTCCA TTGAACCATCAGCCCGGACAAACAATTGCCTCGTTCTACTGCGGACTAGCAGGAACCGCTAATATGTCGCAGGATCGACACAGCCAAACGATTCGTATCAAAAGCATGTGTCTTTTAGGCCGGGCAGTACGGCTGTCGATAGCATTCGAGTCGG TGAGGTATCCAGAACTTGGTTTGTGGGCCAAGCATGATGCATGCGATAAGGCCATTACTGAGGCTTCTCGAAGTTTTCCCGCTGGATTGGAGCACATAGGCCCGGAGGGTTCCTTAATACTTGCG TCTCGTGCAACCTTGTTGGCTGCTCAGATTAGACTCCATGCTTGCCTTGCTGCCACCCGTCCAGAGTCCCGAGAAAAATGCCTTGCCGCTGCAGCTGAATCCATGGCACTCATTCTCAGGTTGCGGTATGTCATGATCCCGACGGGTGTCCTACTATTACTAGGG CTTGATTGGACTGTGGTTAAATCATTCTATGTAGCAGAACAGTCAAGGCTTTTGAAAGAAGGAAACTACCTCGCCGCCGAGGCCATAGGGAAGAATGTCGAAGAGATTGGGTCGGAATTGGAAAGCGTGCCTGCAAAATACCCGGGGCTCGAATTATAG
- a CDS encoding thiamine biosynthesis protein, with protein MSVQQPNPLPILTIAGTDPSGGAGVQADLKTFAAHGCYGTSVVTALVAQNTQGVQAVHAPPPEFVAHQIRCVLDDIPPQAIKTGMLADAPTLQAILQTLSSFYPEGKSMPPLVIDPVMVSTSGHSLLESSANALIKEELVPLATMITPNVPEAELLLGLDQGSITSLDTIVNAAKGISKLGARATLVKGGHCKLSTGDVLAVAKTQQDPDSLYIRWDTGTGPDQPAILRPDGAKILEEQDVVVDVLHLRDSKADGVATTTLFVRPRLETTSTHGTGCTLSAALACAFAQGLNPFDATIQATTYSHQAIATAPSIGKGHGPLNHTHSIIPRIIPQPTPVNPYPFVSALIGSCPGLWKDYVGHPFVTQLAAGTLPAESFVHYLKQDYIYLKHHARAHGLLAAKSSTFSAAGAAATIVLHIVRESQMHVDYCTQWGVTPEELETTPELPATAAYARYIMDVGYQGDDFMLIIAVASCLLGYAEVGKRLLAAGANTEGNPYKRWMEDYGGVEYQEATRRGIDLMEQRAAKDPPSASRFAQLQDVWERCVRLEIGFWDMGLKP; from the exons ATGAGTGTTCAGCAACCCAATCCTTTACCTATTTTAACGATTGCAGGAACGGATCCAAGTGGCGGCGCAGGTGTTCAG gctgatcTGAAGACATTTGCCGCACACGGGTGTTATGGAACAAGTGTCGTAACCGCACTCGTTGCTCAGAACACACAGGGTGTACAAGCTGTACACGCACCTCCACCCGAATTTGTCGCACATCAA ATCCGATGCGTACTAGACGACATTCCGCCACAAGCAATCAAGACAGGAATGCTCGCTGACGCCCCGACTCTACAAGCAATCCTTCAGACCCTCAGCTCATTCTACCCGGAAGGCAAGAGCATGCCACCGCTCGTCATCGACCCTGTGATGGTTTCGACATCTGGTCATTCGCTACTCGAATCCTCTGCGAATGCGTTGATTAAAGAAGAGTTGGTTCCACTCGCAACGATGATCACACCAAACGTTCCCGAGGCCGAGTTATTGTTAGGACTAGATCAGGGGAGCATAACGTCACTTGACACAATAGTTAATGCCGCCAAAGGAATAAGCAAATTAGGTGCAAGAGCGACGCTCGTCAAGGGTGGACATTGTAAACTCTCCACTGGTGATGTTTTAGCTGTCGCAAAAACTCAACAAGATCCCGATAGCTTGTACATCCGATGGGATACCGGAACTGGGCCGGACCAGCCTGCTATTCTTCGCCCGGATGGGGCCAAGATACTGGAAGAACAAGACGTAGTTGTCGACGTATTGCACTTACGGGATTCGAAAGCAGATGGTGTCGCTACCACTACATTGTTCGTCCGCCCGCGGCTGGAAACAACTAGCACACATGGGACTGGGTGCACATTGAGTGCGGCGTTGGCATGTGCATTCGCTCAAGGCTTGAACC CGTTCGATGCAACTATTCAAGCTACCACGTATTCACATCAAGCGATTGCCACTGCTCCCAGTATTGGCAAGGGACATGGCCCGCTGAATCATACACATTCAATCATACCACGGATTATTCCTCA GCCCACACCAGTCAACCCCTATCCATTCGTCAGCGCATTGATCGGCTCATGCCCTGGGCTATGGAAGGACTATGTCGGGCACCCATTTGTCACCCAACTTGCCGCCGGAACACTCCCGGCGGAAAGCTTTGTCCACTACCTCAA GCAGGACTATATCTACCTGAAACACCATGCAAGGGCTCATGG gctcttggcggctaAATCCTCCACTTTCTCAGCTGCTGGTGCAGCAGCGACCATAGTTCTTCATATCGTACGTGAATCCCAAATGCACGTCGATTATTGCACTCAGTGGGGAGTTACCCCTGAGGAGCTCGAAACTACCCCTGAGCTTCCGGCTACTGCTGCATATGCGCGGTATATTATGGATGTAGGCTACCAGGGGGACGATTTCATGTTGATAATAGCGGTAGCATCGTGTTTACTGGGGTACGCAGAGGTTGGAAAGAGGCTATTGGCTGCTGGGGCAAATACTGAAGGAAACCCTTACAAGAG GTGGATGGAAGATTATGGGGGCGTAGAGTACCAAGAAGCTACAAGGCGCGGTATAG ATCTCATGGAGCAGCGGGCTGCAAAGGACCCGCCTTCGGCCAGCAGGTTCGCGCAGTTGCAAGATGTTTGGGAAAGATGTGTCCGCCTAGAGATTGGATTTTGGGACATGGGGCTCAAACCATAG
- a CDS encoding thiamine biosynthesis protein: MPKRRATSPAQQTCAQSKSARQAEETGDVKSGTAQTSPSSANDDHGDRTPTRGTDDVSNSDGSNSVPQTKNLEESVRPSTLSALAPEFLPRSASDSGTTTPKTDATPKFVQATLPFTSQPSTKSQSRQTSKGSESNSPSKATIRPVFKSEPIEVKDSVFQARLFSLESFAQVPKIIAHMRRQYPDFQHHMAGWRLLALKPGMTGLEGEDAFEVRQGWDDDGEKRGGKAVVDVIEKTGLCDVVVVVSRRFGGTLLGPARFSHIADCTRAVCTAMYERERAAERASRVADLVAQLCEWDTEVAELRLEIAALTKVETRSGEVGEKEKQPTISVSFKPPDYKNVLNPPDVEKAERLLQARQKTVQSLKAVLEKKGKSGAEETPTPSS; encoded by the exons ATGCCCAAACGACGTGCGACATCTCCCGCGCAGCAGACCTGTGCACAGTCCAAATCCGCACGCCAGGCGGAGGAAACAGGAGATGTCAAAAGTGGCACTGCTCAAACTTCACCATCGTCGGCGAACGATGACCATGGTGATAGAACCCCGACCCGAGGAACCGACGACGTTTCGAACTCTGACGGGTCTAATTCTGTACCACAGACCAAGAACCTTGAAGAGTCTGTCAGGCCCTCGACTTTATCGGCTCTCGCACCTGAATTTCTACCGCGCTCTGCTTCGGACTCGGGAACAACGACTCCCAAGACCGATGCGACTCCCAAATTTGTCCAGGCAACCTTGCCATTCACGAGTCAACCGAGCACCAAGTCCCAGTCGAGGCAGACATCCAAAGGTTCTGAAAGTAATTCACCCTCTAAAGCCACAATTCGACCAGTCTTCAAGTCGGAGCCTATCGAAGTGAAGGATTCCGTCTTTCAAGCACGCCTCTTTTCACTCGAATCCTTCGCTCAAGTCCCGAAAATCATAGCGCACATGAGGCGGCAGTATCCGGATTTTCAGCACCACATGGCTGGGTGGCGGCTCCTTGCGCTCAAACCCGGAATGACAGGCCTCGAAGGCGAGGATGCATTTGAAGTTCGACAGGGATGGGACGACGATGGAGAAAAACGAGGAGGAAAGGCGGTGGTGGACGTAATCGAAAAGACAGGTCTGTGCGATGTGGTCGTTGTGGTTAGTCGGCG ATTCGGCGGAACTCTCCTTGGACCTGCACGTTTCTCGCACATTGCGGACTGTACACGCGCAGTATGCACCGCCATGTACGAACGGGAAAGGGCCGCAGAGCGCGCATCTCGAGTCGCAGACCTTGTAGCTCAGCTATGTGAATGGGATACAGAAGTGGCTGAATTAAGGTTAGAGATCGCTGCACTGACCAAGGTCGAGACCAGATCCGGAGAAG TgggagagaaagagaagcaGCCTACCATCTCGGTCTCGTTCAAGCCTCCGGACTATAAAAATGTATTAAATCCCCCGGACGTTGAAAAAGCCGAACGCCTTTTACAAGCGAGACAAAAGACCGTGCAAAGTCTAAAGGCTGTGCTTGAGAAGAAGGGAAAATCGGGTGCAGAGGAGACGCCCACGCCATCATCGTAG